The sequence TCCAGTGTTTGAAGTTTTAGTGGGTAATCCAAATCTTCCCGCTTTCGAGTCCCATTACGGCAActggatgttttttttaatttgaagtgaAATCGCCTGAAGGTATGCCATTGcattttttattacaaactatttttagaaatgtaCGGTAAAATCTTACGCACCCTAAAATGGGTATGCACCGAAAAAATGCATAAGAAAGCGCACTTCGAAAATTaacataaaacctgttttaatccacctagtggtgtaatgatgcctttctcatatcaagcatactatcatatataatactgtggtattcttcaaaatagttcttttttcgattcttgaaagattaaCCGGAATTGTTTGAgttgaccgtttactgataacgactaccgattggagtagtttttggccgatttagaaattttcacgttttttgtttcgcccctttaagtgatggtataaaattttttacataCTTTATACATCCAAAATCAGATgttggattcggatgaaattcaggaatttcgtacaaGACCACAGAACCttccattaaaacctaaatttgtgaaaatttgtcaaaccattcgtgagaaaagtgagtgagatccatttcagaaaacatgaccactatttcctgtgcctccggaatcggaaactaggaaccaggatagccgaaatcagtttgtttgaccgtctattgataatgactattgaATGAAGTAGTTTTGGGGTCAGTTTAGAATTcttttttcgtgttttgtttcgcccctctaagtgatggtataaaagttcggatccaaatgaatttgaatctaagtttgtgaaaatcaatctagccatctccgagaaaagttagtgcaaaaaacgttacatacacacagacattttgcgtactcgacggactgagtcgaatggtacatgacccTCGGTCCTGCTTGgccttggatcaaaagtcggttttcacagtgattgcataacctttctatatgagaaaggcaaaaagaatgcacgaaacgtcgagatctgaaaatgactcgaaataaaaaaattccaaaaaaatcgactcaaaaaaatcaaactaaaaTTCCCAGTGACCtggagaatcattttttttttcaaatgctaTTTTTAGAGATAACAGCAGATCTTGACGTATCGTGTATTTCTAAGGCAAGACTAGGCCTTCAAAAATTCgcagtataaaaaaaatcgcataacttagaaaattcttttaaaaggatcgcgaaactttaaaaattcgcatagAAAAGACTTGAGTATACCGCAGTTATAGCgacgtgaaaattttttatcTTACCCTTTGAGCCAAATTCTTTTCTTcggaattttctttgattcttcgaaaacaaaaaggtttgtttgtaaactagtataacctacagagagAAAAAGTactcagatcggttaggccgtctctaagaaaacgaagtgagttccaccatTGCAAATACTTCCGAAATCGAGAGCCGGTATAACCAAGGTCGTCGGTTCAAGAAAAGTGACTGAGATCCATTTTTattctatggctacaatctccgGTCGTTAGTCGAACACCGGTAACCAGGAAAGCCAAAATTAATCTGTTTGATCGTTTActaataatgactaccgattggaataattttgaggcaagtttagaaattattttaggtATTTAACTTCGCCGCttttagtgacggtataaatatttcaacctgtaattccggaacaggatgtcagatccggatgaaattcaggaattcaatgtgggaccacaagaccttttataGACAGAAATGGtttcttttattcaataatataagtttaaaggcacattgcttaagctctaagatgccgaggacagacaagattttttatttaaaccgaagtttgtgaaaatcggtcaagccatcactgagaaaagtgagtgaaattcattttggaatatatgatcaATATTTCCGGTGCTTGCGGAATTGGAAACCCTGAACCAGgacagccggaatcggtttgtttggtcgtctactgataatggctaccgattggagtgGTTTCGAAGCCAAATtagaattttttgtttcgccgcttttaGTGACGATATCGAGTTTTTAACATAATTTCAGGAACCGGaacttggatccggatgaaaattgGAAGTTCTGTATGGGGCTATGAAACCTTTCTGAAAACTAACTaatcctgtaactccggaactggaaggcggatcgaaataaaattcaacaacttTATATGAGacaattatacctttcatttgaagataAGTTTGTGAGATGCCTTACGGGCATCGTtcaaaaaatcggtttttacataatctttattacccttggcatcttagagcataAGCAGCgtgccttaaaaattatattattgaataaacaatataacctttctatataagaaaggcaaaaagcttcATCCAAATGAAGTCTGACCTACACAACTGAAGACTTGCTAGCCATTTCTGGAATTGGTGCACTATCTTCTGAATGACACCGACAAAAAATGGAACAATACACCGAGGGAAAAGCAAGTAAGAGTTTCATAAGACTAAGGCTTATAAACAAAGCAGAAATCAATTCCATTGAGAGGTAGAGATTTTCATAAGCAGTCTTAAGATTGTCTCAATTATTATCTATGCATGTTATAATTATTCGCTTCGTGTATTTCATCAAAAGTCCGTAATGTGAGAATGTCCGCATTTTGTCTTATGACTTAGTCATGCCAAAAAAGTATACGAGGAAAGAATGCTGTTGGATCCGAAAACATTAATAAttagcgaagaaatagaaacaaaatatgtgctttttgcacaaactaacaaaacccctaaatgttcacattctgcgatggccagtaataagccgtcactcgtttacgcctgagacgtcagaaataatatagcacttgtgcaatattatttgagggttgcataaatagtgcaaactttgcgtctgcttagcggtttaaattgaactgctaagcacgagatggcagttcagtttgaactgctttaagcactgacgggCCGAAGGCGCAACgcgaagaaataataataattatttcatttgtaacaaattttattatttgaaaggaaaatcaattttattttaatggATGCAAAAATTTAACTTGTTTTCCCTAGTCATAAGAACCACGAATCGCTAAAATCGAAAATGTATGTGATGTGATTAGTTTTCAGTATGGGAACATTTTAAAGATTTGTTTCAGTGTAAATAAACTGAAACTGTCTTCCAAATGGTTTTACCAGTTTGCTAAACAAGTGCTGAATTAAATCACAGAACAGAGCTTACTATATTACAAAAATAATTATCATAAAACGTAAGCTACGAAATTTTTGCTAACATTTTTATGAATTCTATAAGACTATCTTATGAATATATGAAGTAAAATATTAAAGAATTTTCTCTCTTCATCATAAGACAAACCTGTAGAATCCATTTATTATCTCTATGTCTGAAGGTCATATTTTATTCTTATGAAGTTCGATTATTTTGTCTGAGTGtagattaatttttcttcctcATCCCAAATGTGCAATATTTCTTCTCATAATGTAACCAGTTAATTACTACTAAACTATAATCAACCGTCCGACTATTCAACTCATAACGGCGTAAATCTAAGCGAATTTGAAGAACATCACCACTATTAGACAATTTTTAACAAAAGCATACTCAGCCCATAGTCGTAGATACACAACTGGGCTATAAATAGAAAACAAAGCAAACATTCAAATTTCAGTATGTGCCATTGAAGTAATTGCAGCAAAACCCATTCTTAAATAGATTAAAACCAAGCATTTCTTTTGCAAACATATGCTGAGAGTTGTTATAATAAAAACACCTGATCATGAACGATCGACTCATTTGTCGATTTGCTCGAAAAAGTGAAGCGCACACAATTTGCATCTACTTTACCGACATCGAccatctgctgctgctgctattaTTAAAAGCGCTACTACTAACCTCGATATCGAGCTGCAACGTAAAGAACGGCTGGATGTTGTCAGTCGCGTGATCTCCCTCGCGGTGCACACGTGATCGCAGTTTTCCACCGAAGATGTCACTGATCGGCGATCGGCCGAAATCAGTAGTCCGGGTGACAGTGCCCTTGTTCCGGTTGCCACGGATGACCTGAAAACatacgaatatttttattgaaaaaaaatattgagtgttgattgattgattggggGGGAATGGAGAAGAAGAGAAAAAACTGTTTCTCGCCAATCTTAGATGACAAGGAATCATTGGTTCCTTGATTGTCATCTTACACACAGGCGAGAGTGTAATTTCCCCACCATATGCCACAGATTATGAGATTGAAAACTCAATCTCTGCCGGCTTAAGGATGGTGGGGTGGAGGGTGTTGTGTGTCTATGGAAAGAAAATATATTCGTTGGACTCGAACCAACGGCGGCTGCGTTGAGAAGGCGGCGATACACAACAAGACATTGCTTTATCGTGTGACGCTACTGAAACTTTTACGAGCTTACCTTCCAATCATCCTGGTCATCACCGTGCACTTCTCCATTTGACGTATCCTCACCGTTCACTTCGGACTCGTTCTTGCTGAGTTTCATTAACTGTGGATAAAATGATATAACGTCAGTTAAATCGGCGAATCTATTTCACGCTACCAAACAGTCAATTACTACTAACCTCCAGCATTTCATCGTTGAGCCGATTCAAAACGCAACCGAGAAATTCTTCGGCATCCTCCTGACGACCTTCGACTTGGAATATATCCGACCGAAGTAGGCTTAAGATTTTGTGAATCATCACCGGTTCCAGTGGGGAATCGTACTGAATTTCTGGAGTCTCGTCCTTTTTGGATTTATCGCGCTGTACCTTGGAACGCGGTGTTAGTGTGGAAAATTCTGATACCAGAACGGTCCTAAAACAACAAAAGAATGGCACTATTAGAGTCCGTTTGGATTGAATCAGACAGATCTTACATGGCATCGATGAACGGCTTCGGGTGCTTGCTGTTTCTGGCCGCCGGGAGCGAACGAATGGCCCGCATCAGATGATAGAATGGCGGACAAGCTACCAGAGCTTGCAGGATGGCATTGATGTAGCAGTAGTTGGACCGGTTGATTAGCCCACGTGGCTGGAGGCTGATGCTGTTGTTCTCGATCTGATAGGCGCTGAGGAATTCTGTATCAATTAGACAGTGTGACAAAATTGTTGACAGTGAATATTGTTTTGCTCAAATTTAAAAggcttaaaaaaattataataaaaagttttttgtctgTTTCAATTCTAGTGCCAACCGGATTGAATGGAGGCCAGATGGCAAACTCTCTGAAACGATTTGATCCCAAACCACGAAAATCCAACCAGCACCAGTGTTGCCCGAGGTTGTCAGTCAGAACGACTGACATGGGGGGGTTCGGAACAACCGGCGGCACGCGGCGGACAAGGCCCGTGGGGAATAGCTTTTACTCTGCCACATGTGTAACGCATATTGCTCTACTGAGGAAAAGAGCAGTTTGCTGACTTCATGTGACTTTTTTTTATGAGACTCGAACTCGTGACGACCTCCTCCCCGTTACATATCATGGAATTACGTACACAAGTGCACTAACCCATCGAAACGCCCTATTATTACTGCCCtaataaaaatataatagaaCTTTGTTTCATTCTGATTGTAACAATTAATTTTGAGCAACTCCATATGAAATCAAAGGTCgatatattttttgtattttgtttttgatttggctaaaaattttcataagtATTTCCTTCATAACCAAAAACCGTCAAACCGTACTTCTAAGAAGGGCCTTAGCAAAGGgtaatgtttagtaaaatttcgttTACcagttttttattgaaaaatttgcatCGTACAACagttaaaaaatatatttgagaAAGTTTCATAACTAGTTATTTTTAAAAgacaaaaatttttggtttattaTTTCTCCATTTGAAGCCATAGCGAAATAGTAAATTAGATATCTTTTTTTTAAGGAAAttgatttttagattttaatTTTAGAGAAAAATGAAAACACTGCGTTTTTTacaacaaatataatttttccaTATAGTCCAAATTATTGCATAAAACATTTCCAACGACACCGAGTCATTTGAATAAACCGTTTATGGAATAAAGCTTTATGGAAATCTTGCAGGAGTTTGTTATTAGGCCCTTCTTAAAAGTTCGTATTGAGTcaaacttttatttaataaactaAAGTTCCGTAAATGATATTTGAGAAATcaaagcacacacacacacaacgaaTCGACTTACCTCCCAGCTTCAGCGTGTTCTCGTCCAACTGTTCCGGTTTGGACTGGACGGTTCCGTGTGGTTGTTGTTTATCCCGGTTGGAAGTCGAACTAGTCGTGGCACTGGTCGACGACGGAAGACCCTGGGCGGAGGCAGCCGAGTAGGATATTCCGGTGCTGGGGCTGCTACTGTTCTTATCAAACGGGAGTACCTTAGCGATCGGTCGCTTCGCGGCAGCATCGTGCGCCGGTGGTGGTAGAGACGGACCGCTGCCGGACATGGAACTGTTGCCACCGGACATGCTGATCGGTTGGGATGATGATGCCGTAGATTGGCTGCTGTGCTGAAGATGCGGTATGAAACTGGGTGCGAACGGAGACGGCGTTGGAAGCGCTGGACCGGCACTGATGACCGGCTGTACGACATTGGTGGCCGGGGTAGACGAGTTCGACGAGGAAGAAGAATTGAACAGACTGGCCCAGGACATTGCTGGTGGTGCAGCTTTGGTTACCGGTGGGGGTGCATAGGAAGGCCCTGGTGCGTAGGGAGGCTGCGGCGGTGGCACCGATAGCGATGGTGGTGGTCCCGGTGGTGGAAGAGGCGTATTTTGCAGTTCACGATGAGGAATAGCTTCTACTTTTTTCGACTCCATCAAGGGACCCGATGGGACGACAGCAGGCGATTCCGACGAGCTGAAAGATTTCTGCGGTACCAGTGGTGGTTTGTGCATCGAAAGAGGAGCGGACGTTGTTCCAAGTGTGGTAAACGGCACCGGTGAGGTATTCTTGTAGTAAGGCTTAGTTGGACCCGACATGCTGCTGCTGGTGCTACTGGTGAACTCTTTGTTCGGAATAGCCGACACCGATACCGACGCGGTTGCCTTTTTCTGCTGCGTGCTATGCTGTATGACCGTGGTCGTAGAGGACGTAAACGACGAAATGGTCGTTGCGGGAGGATACGACGACCAGGTGCTTCGATATGCATTGGCCCGGCGGTCATCCTTGAGGACGAACTTCTCCTGCACCGCCCTCGTAAGTCTAGCCACTTCTTCCGCCGTGGTCTGGCTCTTACTGCTACTACTTACAAGGCCTTGTTGACTTGACACTGTTGGTTTGCTGTTACCGCCGCCTACATCATTACCGCTGTTCGTCTTATCGTTGACGGTGGCAGGAGTGGCCACTGATGCCACTTCGTTAGTACGCTTTTTCTGATGATTGTTGGTGTCATTTATTATTGACTGCGgttgatgttgttgttgttgttgctgctgctgttgctgtggatgttgttgctgttgctgctgcggttgttgttgttgctgctgctgttgctgttgttgttgctgttgttgctgctgctgttgctgtagtTGTTCCTTCTTTTGTTGTTCGTATTTCAAGAACTCGATTGGAATCGGTGGAGGTGGCTTGTTGAGCTGAGGTGGTGGGACATGGGTTATAGTTATCGGCAACGGTATTGGAATCGGCGTGGGTGCTGCTACTGTCGGTGTAACAGGAACCACCGGAGCCGGTAAAGGTTCTGGGATTGGTTCCTCCACTGGCATGGGAGCTACTGGTTCCTCCTCTTGTTCGGACATTTCTGGTTCCATTTCGGTGTGTTCTGGCATTTGTGCAGGCAACGGTGGCATTGGTGTCTGGGTATGAGTCATCGCCGAAGGATTATAGCAATCCTCGATGGGAGACTCCGATTGGGTGTGCATGTGATGTTGTTGAGATTGCTGTGGTGGTTGCGGTGGTGTCATTGGTTGGTTGTATAGTTGCGGTTGCGGCGATTGCTCGATGATATAGTTATTATCGTGATCAACCACCAATGCTGATTGTGGATCATGATGAATGATCTCATCCTGGTGTATTTCTATTAGCTGAGCATGCTGCTGATGCATTGATTGAGGAAGTGGTTCTTGCTGAGGTTGATGTGGCACAAGGTAGATATCGCTCTGAGTCAAATTCTGCTGAGATGAAGCATTCGAAGAGGGAGACGACATAAGGTTGGCAGCTGGAGACATCATTGCATTATTGTTCATCGCATTGTACTCGTCGGATGGTGTCGGAGTCATCGAACCGTACTCTTCTGCTTGTATCGGAGTCGGCGGTCCCATTTGCATGGTAAAGTTGGGCACATTTGGATCGAGCACATGTGCTATCGGTTGCATGGTAGGTGGTACCGGTTGCATCATAGCACCGTCGTCCTCATGCGGAATGTACTCAACGGATTCGGGATTGTATTCCAACATTGTCGGAGGTTGCCAAATTCCGGGATGCATAACGCCTTCCTCCGGTGGTTGAGGATTATGCTCATCCCCCTTGTCGACGTAGACCGCATACTCTGGTTGGTACATCGTAGGATACACGACACTTGGTGTGTATCCATACACAGGCGACGAGTACATTGGCATCTGGAAAATGGGAGCTCCCGTCGCATGTTGAGCAGATGGGTGGGGCTGATAGAACTGCAGTGGGAAATAATAACCTCCACCATATCCGTAGGGCTGTGCGGGACTCATCATTTGCTGATGTTCCATTGCCATCTGGTGTTGCACAAGGTCCGGTGTGTGCTGCTGAGGTGGCTGTGGTGGTTGTGTCTGACTTTGACCTTGTGATGATTGTGGTTGTGGTTGTTGGGTGCTCGGTTGGGGCACTGCTGCCGGCGTCGGCTGAACCGGTTGCTGCGGAATCGGTTGACCCGGCTGTATTACTGCTGGTTGCGTAACATGATGCGAAACGTATCCTCCTCGAAGGCGCGGTGTACTCCCTATTCGGCCACTTCTTCCATTACGTCTGATTGCCCCACGGGCCGCTTCACCCCGTGATCCCAACACCTGCATTTCGTGACCGGCCGGCACTTCACTAGCAATGTACGCACCCGTAGGACCTGGTGGAGTCCCAGTTGTAGCCATGTAGGATGGCATTCCGTGTGGCATATAACCATGAACATTCACGTTTGCTGTTAAATTGCTAACATACACATTTCCTGGTAGTGGCTGCGGGATGACCTGCATCGGATAGACTGGGTTTGTATGCGGTCCACTTGGCATGTAACCTGTTGGAATTCCTTGAGAAGGATACATCGCTTGATGTGCTGATGGGGCAGCAACAATGGTTTGCTGCTCACCAGATCCCCTGCTGGCACTTCCTGCTACATTATGGCCATTAGGAGGCTGATTACCCGACTGAACTTGCGCGGATTGCTGTTGGCTTTgtgtctgttgttgttgttgtggtaGTGGTTGCTgttgtggttgttgttgttgttgttgttgtggttgctgctgctgctgttgttgttgttgctgctgctgctgttgtgattgataatgagaattgTTGGTGTGAGGAGGCATACTCGTCGTAGTCACCACAGAAGTTGTTGTCAGCGTCGTCGCGGCAATCGAACCAAACTCTACGGCTGTCTGGACGAAGCTCCTCCCGCTGCCACCCCGATAACTGACGGTTCCGGTTGAGCAACTAAGTTGCTGCTCGCAGTCGTCGTATTCGGCGTAGGACGTCTCCAAGTTACCGTTCACTGGAATTGAGAGAAAAAGAagtagaaaacgaaacatttaaTCAGTGTTCTCTGACAGCTATGTGATACGTTATCATTGTGTTTAACTCTAAGCTACTTGACACCGGAGAACACATTTAAAAGAAAACTACTAACATTTACATGTTGTGCTAAACGGTGAAAAGTCAGAACAGCAATTTGGATTCGACTGAGACCTAGAGAGCTAGGTAGCTGAGTCCACAAAACTACAATTATACGTTCCAAATTTTAAGCGCATTACGAATCCGAACATCGTTTCCTTCCTTTCGATATAATTGAAATTAGGAATTTCGTGCTTGTAGATTGATTTCGTAAGTGTAGAATGTTTTTGACAAATGGAACTATCTGGTGCAAGTATGACGAAAGATGgtataggatttttttttcaagtcttTCCGTACCACAACAACGCACTTCCAAAAGCCCCAAAAAAGCATTCTATATCTCGCACAGTTCATCTACGGTTGATAGAATTTACAAGCTTTCTGTACTTTAATATTTATTATCAACGGATACAAGGTGTTTCTAATGATAATTAGGGGAAACCGGGGCTGAACGGGACATGGGGCCTAAGTAGCAACATCTCGTATTTGGAACACGTGTcgacaaaggcgaattcttggcattacattccttttgtggaatttggcctttttgtttcaacagacttcgcagccgattcttagcgtacagaatcattgtatggctagtactacgatcctgctgacactatgaatccttccaggtcggggctcgaacacgtGTCGACACTGATTAGTAATCCGCAATATCATATCTGTTTCaagatacttttttttatatataaaagatattttattctggcctattagcgtacaagctttacgtggctgaTATAGCTGAGTTTTTTTGTTAATTGCAGCtgctgtactttgttctatgggGGATACATTGGATGGTTTCgtcgaaggggatgcttcactgttgttggtgacagtcacaggtgtactggggttgcttggggttcaggaatcagaacaaattggctcaaatggcacgttctccttgatatttggagatttgtgcctgcttggggttggtgtgaaggaagcaccgttgttctttggtatagttgtctccttgtccgatttatcacatggcttaccgtagtgaacagctttttggcaatattgacatgtggccatctgattgtcataggtaacaagtgatttgcacgggattcttatatcctgaccgaatgtcacataagaaggtataggtctcctcaagcgcatgcgtaacaaacgtacgccatttagaataccgggaaaaaattttccacttttctttttcgataaagagaatctctccgtattgggacatggttttgcgaatataaggatcgatgacgcttgagggaagatcatgcactcacacttctatagcactatcttccatacatactggaatgttgtacttgatattttcatgctccacatagtgcacattattattgtctttagcgaattgaattgcatccaactctttatagaactggatataaacaacattattggtcttattgtattgaagtaaatgcacacgtttaatgtcaagatgcatttgctccttaagcaaaccttcaagttctcgtatcgaaggtcgaattttgcactgtctgaagtcaacaataattgtattctttcgtaccggcggtagcttttgttcgtttggttcactcatttcgagatcgttctattgttcactacacaatactgtacttggtttcttctgtcccgaacgtaagcggttttggtttatcgactgacgtggatgagatgtgaaaccgaactgtttCACGATACTTCATACAGTACTCGTAATAGTTGAACGAACAAATGAacagaaaaaagatttttagcagTATATACATCTGTAAAATGAGTAGACATCCTCTTTAGGGTGCCAATAAAAAAGGGTCATCCGCAATTTCGCGCTCAAATGATTAAGCATCACAACAAAAGTCCCTATGTAAAGTTCGAACTTAATCGTACATGAGCAAGGGGTGCCGCCCGACGGTCAAAGTTTGAGAACTTTCGATCCGGAAAAATCACCATGGTCACCGAATGccatagaaatgcatgaaacgtgaaGATctggggttttttttttttcataaatacgtttatttcttaaggcagtttacataagtttttcttcgccgtagcatcacttttacataatattcttatcctaatttaattctaacatagtcacaacgttttgcatttattaaaacatattctcttattacttaaatatcatcttaggtaactcgtcattaattatgaaatctactcggaaatattatttgaaccaaacgattaacttctataaattataaaataagctgttattttcagacattttgttaataatttcataaactgtttcgagtttgtttgtatcattacattatttttattctaatttagctattggttgaactcatggacgcagctgggatcagaactaagtcttgaaaggggcctttattaaattgaaactccagttttctttatgaaatgataaataagtttcatgtatgaaaggtcacgacaagcaagaatgtctcgaactgggatattggatagtctaccttgggtacgcaaagaatttattagttgagatctgacatcacgatactccacgcatgtccaaacgacatgatcaatatctcgataaccttcgccacaagcacaatgattagtctcggagagcccaattcgaaggagatgtgcatctaacgtgtagtgattggacatgagtctggacatcacacgaatgaaatctctactcacatccagtcccctgaaccatgcctttgtcgatattttcggaataattgagtgcatccaccgacccagatcatctttattccaagaagcttgccagctggcaagtgttctttagcgagacgagctatagaattcgttgaaagcaattggtctctcataaatttcaccctcaatagcaccacgtttggctaaaatatcggctctttcattgccaggaatggagcaatgagccgggacccagactatagtgattagataattattgttcaatat comes from Malaya genurostris strain Urasoe2022 chromosome 3, Malgen_1.1, whole genome shotgun sequence and encodes:
- the LOC131438928 gene encoding nuclear receptor coactivator 6 isoform X2 produces the protein MDHCKTPNECYEFLDLADVDDCVKNALASTLYRPASAGGSSGGENGNGTAGFKGSRKHYRTRRRQSNASSVMSSSDGSGVYEYVTYDSRRYPPYPHLAAVADYSSYPDYHHSPHFPYSVAPLADGCVSSSGYYRQPPSPATAAKSRTGTSVRTTTDHHVTTGRTTHYQQQQVQSWSPVVVDTSSSSYVLPHSSVNGNLETSYAEYDDCEQQLSCSTGTVSYRGGSGRSFVQTAVEFGSIAATTLTTTSVVTTTSMPPHTNNSHYQSQQQQQQQQQQQQQQPQQQQQQQPQQQPLPQQQQQTQSQQQSAQVQSGNQPPNGHNVAGSASRGSGEQQTIVAAPSAHQAMYPSQGIPTGYMPSGPHTNPVYPMQVIPQPLPGNVYVSNLTANVNVHGYMPHGMPSYMATTGTPPGPTGAYIASEVPAGHEMQVLGSRGEAARGAIRRNGRSGRIGSTPRLRGGYVSHHVTQPAVIQPGQPIPQQPVQPTPAAVPQPSTQQPQPQSSQGQSQTQPPQPPQQHTPDLVQHQMAMEHQQMMSPAQPYGYGGGYYFPLQFYQPHPSAQHATGAPIFQMPMYSSPVYGYTPSVVYPTMYQPEYAVYVDKGDEHNPQPPEEGVMHPGIWQPPTMLEYNPESVEYIPHEDDGAMMQPVPPTMQPIAHVLDPNVPNFTMQMGPPTPIQAEEYGSMTPTPSDEYNAMNNNAMMSPAANLMSSPSSNASSQQNLTQSDIYLVPHQPQQEPLPQSMHQQHAQLIEIHQDEIIHHDPQSALVVDHDNNYIIEQSPQPQLYNQPMTPPQPPQQSQQHHMHTQSESPIEDCYNPSAMTHTQTPMPPLPAQMPEHTEMEPEMSEQEEEPVAPMPVEEPIPEPLPAPVVPVTPTVAAPTPIPIPLPITITHVPPPQLNKPPPPIPIEFLKYEQQKKEQLQQQQQQQQQQQQQQQQQQQQPQQQQQQHPQQQQQQQQQQHQPQSIINDTNNHQKKRTNEVASVATPATVNDKTNSGNDVGGGNSKPTVSSQQGLVSSSSKSQTTAEEVARLTRAVQEKFVLKDDRRANAYRSTWSSYPPATTISSFTSSTTTVIQHSTQQKKATASVSVSAIPNKEFTSSTSSSMSGPTKPYYKNTSPVPFTTLGTTSAPLSMHKPPLVPQKSFSSSESPAVVPSGPLMESKKVEAIPHRELQNTPLPPPGPPPSLSVPPPQPPYAPGPSYAPPPVTKAAPPAMSWASLFNSSSSSNSSTPATNVVQPVISAGPALPTPSPFAPSFIPHLQHSSQSTASSSQPISMSGGNSSMSGSGPSLPPPAHDAAAKRPIAKVLPFDKNSSSPSTGISYSAASAQGLPSSTSATTSSTSNRDKQQPHGTVQSKPEQLDENTLKLGEFLSAYQIENNSISLQPRGLINRSNYCYINAILQALVACPPFYHLMRAIRSLPAARNSKHPKPFIDAMTVLVSEFSTLTPRSKVQRDKSKKDETPEIQYDSPLEPVMIHKILSLLRSDIFQVEGRQEDAEEFLGCVLNRLNDEMLELMKLSKNESEVNGEDTSNGEVHGDDQDDWKVIRGNRNKGTVTRTTDFGRSPISDIFGGKLRSRVHREGDHATDNIQPFFTLQLDIEKAASVKDALDLLVGKDQLEGVTCSKTKQEIAAWQQVTLEELPIVMVLHLKCFDYKLDGCTKILKTLEFPIELKIDSKLMSSKGKTYTAKQKQYKLFAVVYHDGKEASKGHYITDVFHAGYGSWIRYDDSTVKAVPEFNVLHPKAPRVPYLLYYRRLDTHYHGGGGGSSSGSGTTTAGNSGAVTTSGSSTVVAPGYAGGNNNNNTNNNNNNNNNSSSGGSSNYSSSGNSYNSASSGYGGSSAK